In Arthrobacter sp. B3I4, the following proteins share a genomic window:
- a CDS encoding R3H domain-containing nucleic acid-binding protein has translation MSAESTEHDISPEQGQDDVRDGVLEHGPGEVSEESEDAGRDADKRTSAGRLEEEGDVAADYLEELLDIADIDGDIDIEVRNGRTYISIVADEEGSGLENLVGRDGEVLEALQELTRLAVLSATESRSRLVLDIDGYRAGRAGDLQQIAEDAIASVKETGAAVALAPMSAYERKIVHDAVADLGFVSESEGEGADRHIVVSAD, from the coding sequence ATGTCTGCCGAGAGCACCGAACACGATATTTCCCCCGAACAAGGCCAGGACGACGTCCGGGACGGCGTCCTGGAGCACGGCCCCGGAGAAGTCTCCGAGGAGTCCGAGGACGCCGGCCGGGACGCGGACAAGCGGACCTCAGCCGGCCGGTTGGAGGAGGAGGGCGACGTTGCCGCCGACTACCTCGAGGAGCTGCTCGACATTGCCGATATCGACGGCGATATCGACATCGAGGTCCGCAACGGCCGCACTTATATCTCCATCGTGGCGGACGAGGAGGGCTCGGGGCTGGAGAACCTGGTAGGCCGTGACGGTGAAGTGCTGGAAGCTCTCCAGGAGCTGACCCGCCTTGCCGTGCTTTCCGCTACGGAGAGCCGATCCCGTCTGGTGCTGGACATTGACGGCTACCGTGCCGGCCGCGCCGGCGATCTGCAGCAGATCGCCGAGGACGCCATTGCTTCCGTGAAGGAAACGGGTGCGGCGGTTGCCCTCGCGCCGATGAGTGCGTATGAACGCAAGATTGTCCACGACGCCGTGGCCGATCTTGGGTTCGTCAGCGAATCTGAAGGCGAAGGTGCCGACCGGCACATCGTTGTCTCTGCAGACTGA
- a CDS encoding ParA family protein gives MTSSEASTQRIPPFVSLGSARAFTAPAVASKNSPKQTTTVANRPGSAKVSRETSASPARNVLDSIDDSSPIARELAHENKRRERLLGRELPKPDKTRIFTVSNQKGGVGKTTTTVNIAAALAAAGLNVLVIDIDPQGNASTALGIEHHADVDSIYDVLINDVPLQDVVAPCPDISRLLCAPATIHLAGAEIELVSLVAREQRLRRAIDVYAKERAKNGEERLDYIFIDCPPSLGLLTVNAFCAASEVLIPIQCEYYALEGLSQLLKNIEMIQKHLNADLVVSTILLTMYDGRTNLAAQVAAEVREHFPEQVLGAVVPRSVRISEAPSYQQTVMTYDPSSSGALSYLEAAAEIAER, from the coding sequence GTGACCAGCAGCGAAGCCTCCACACAACGGATACCTCCGTTCGTGTCCCTGGGGTCAGCACGGGCGTTCACGGCACCTGCCGTCGCTTCCAAAAACTCACCAAAGCAAACCACTACGGTTGCTAACCGGCCTGGTTCGGCCAAAGTTTCACGTGAAACTTCGGCTTCCCCGGCCCGCAACGTACTGGACTCCATCGACGACTCCAGTCCAATCGCTCGTGAGCTGGCGCACGAGAACAAACGGCGTGAACGATTGCTGGGACGGGAACTTCCCAAACCTGACAAGACCCGTATCTTCACCGTCTCCAATCAGAAGGGCGGGGTGGGAAAGACCACCACCACCGTCAACATTGCCGCAGCGCTTGCCGCCGCTGGCCTGAATGTGCTGGTCATCGACATCGATCCCCAGGGCAATGCCTCGACGGCGCTCGGGATTGAGCACCACGCCGACGTCGACAGCATCTATGACGTCCTCATTAATGACGTGCCCCTGCAAGACGTTGTGGCACCCTGCCCGGACATCTCCAGGCTCCTTTGTGCGCCGGCCACGATCCACCTTGCGGGGGCTGAAATCGAGCTCGTCAGCCTCGTCGCCCGTGAACAGCGTCTCCGGCGCGCCATCGATGTTTATGCCAAGGAACGCGCCAAGAACGGCGAGGAGCGGCTGGATTACATCTTCATCGACTGCCCGCCAAGTCTGGGACTGCTGACGGTAAACGCCTTCTGTGCCGCCAGCGAGGTCCTGATTCCCATCCAGTGTGAGTACTACGCATTGGAGGGACTGAGCCAGCTGTTGAAGAACATCGAAATGATTCAAAAGCACCTCAACGCTGATCTGGTGGTCTCCACCATCTTGTTGACGATGTACGACGGACGCACCAATCTGGCAGCCCAGGTGGCCGCAGAAGTCCGCGAGCATTTCCCGGAGCAGGTCCTGGGCGCCGTAGTTCCGCGGTCGGTGCGCATTTCCGAGGCACCTAGCTACCAGCAGACGGTCATGACCTACGACCCTTCCTCCAGCGGTGCACTCTCCTACCTGGAAGCCGCAGCGGAAATTGCTGAACGTTAG
- a CDS encoding ParB/RepB/Spo0J family partition protein yields MSDKRRGLGRGLGALIPSSASANASGNGSAPSRPVDLFFPEARKRPVDAQAQEEISVAEPPVAERTTTSAASDEAASVRIDEVAASGETGTRPKTAPSKTPSSKAPVRTGGTEEDLPAVPESTGAKKQAGRKATTAKTEAAESVPPAADVASVPLAERDNGVDLVEVPGVRFAEIPVSDIHPNRKQPRSVFDEDDMAELVHSVREIGVLQPIVVRTSTEQGGEPYELVMGERRWRAVQAAGLDTIPAIVRDTTDDDLLRDALLENLHRSQLNPLEEAAAYQQLLEDFGTTHEQLADRIGRSRPQVSNTLRLLKLPPLVQRRVGAGVISAGHARALLALPDAAAMERLAQKIVAEGMSVRATEEAVTLYQGPASPTKNNIPRPGARHERLDYLASSLSDRLDTNVKISLGARKGRVSIEFASVEDLNRIMDVLSPGSPS; encoded by the coding sequence ATGAGCGATAAGCGACGTGGCCTCGGCCGCGGCCTCGGCGCGCTAATTCCAAGTTCCGCCTCGGCCAACGCCTCCGGAAACGGCTCGGCCCCGTCCCGGCCCGTTGACTTGTTTTTCCCCGAGGCGAGAAAACGCCCCGTGGACGCCCAAGCGCAGGAAGAGATCTCAGTTGCTGAGCCACCCGTAGCGGAGAGGACGACGACCTCCGCCGCTTCGGATGAGGCTGCGTCGGTGCGGATCGATGAAGTGGCCGCGTCGGGCGAAACGGGGACACGGCCTAAAACTGCTCCGTCGAAGACTCCTTCCTCGAAGGCTCCGGTCCGAACCGGAGGGACCGAGGAAGATCTGCCGGCAGTGCCGGAGTCTACCGGTGCCAAGAAACAAGCCGGCCGGAAAGCCACAACAGCGAAAACGGAAGCTGCAGAGTCGGTCCCGCCGGCAGCTGACGTTGCGTCTGTTCCGCTTGCCGAGCGAGACAACGGCGTGGACTTGGTCGAGGTGCCAGGCGTTCGTTTCGCTGAGATTCCGGTCTCGGATATCCATCCGAACCGGAAGCAGCCACGTTCGGTCTTCGATGAGGACGACATGGCAGAGCTTGTGCACTCAGTCCGCGAAATCGGCGTGCTACAGCCAATTGTGGTGCGCACTTCAACCGAACAAGGTGGAGAACCGTACGAGCTCGTGATGGGCGAACGCCGGTGGCGTGCAGTGCAGGCGGCCGGACTCGACACCATCCCGGCAATCGTCCGCGACACCACAGATGACGACCTTCTGCGCGACGCCCTTCTGGAGAACCTGCACCGGAGCCAGCTGAACCCGCTGGAGGAGGCGGCGGCCTACCAGCAGCTGTTGGAGGATTTCGGAACGACGCACGAGCAGCTCGCTGACCGAATAGGCCGCTCGCGGCCGCAGGTATCGAACACGCTTCGCCTGCTGAAACTCCCGCCCCTTGTACAGCGCCGGGTCGGTGCCGGTGTTATCTCTGCCGGGCACGCACGGGCCCTTCTCGCCCTGCCGGACGCTGCCGCCATGGAGCGTCTTGCACAGAAGATCGTGGCCGAGGGCATGTCCGTTCGGGCAACCGAGGAGGCTGTGACGCTGTACCAGGGTCCCGCGTCGCCCACGAAGAACAACATTCCTAGGCCCGGCGCCCGCCACGAGCGCCTGGATTATCTTGCCTCTTCCCTCTCGGACCGCTTGGACACCAACGTGAAGATCTCGTTGGGTGCGCGCAAGGGCCGCGTCAGCATCGAATTCGCTAGCGTCGAGGACCTCAATCGCATCATGGACGTTCTCAGCCCCGGTAGCCCGAGCTAA
- the rsmG gene encoding 16S rRNA (guanine(527)-N(7))-methyltransferase RsmG yields MVEITAAELKAAESVFGDRLDLAKRYVEHLATSGTERGLIGPREVPRLWSRHVLNCAVIEREIAHGSHVADVGSGAGLPGLCLAIARPDLELTLIEPLERRVIWLQEVVDDLGLENVTVMRTRAELAVGQVEADVVTARAVSALSNLAGLTIPLLAGKGEVVAIKGRSAAEEVEKAAKAIRKLGGVETSVKVVGEDLLEEPTTVVRIVVNKPRKIA; encoded by the coding sequence ATGGTGGAAATTACCGCGGCTGAACTTAAAGCCGCTGAGTCTGTATTCGGTGACCGGCTGGACCTTGCAAAGCGCTACGTTGAGCACCTCGCCACCTCCGGCACTGAGCGGGGCCTCATCGGCCCGCGGGAGGTTCCCCGGTTGTGGAGCCGGCACGTCCTCAACTGTGCGGTGATCGAGCGCGAGATCGCCCACGGGAGCCACGTCGCCGACGTCGGGAGCGGGGCTGGCCTCCCGGGACTTTGCCTTGCGATCGCCAGGCCTGACCTCGAATTGACCCTGATCGAGCCGCTGGAACGACGGGTGATCTGGCTGCAGGAAGTGGTCGATGATCTCGGCCTGGAAAACGTTACGGTGATGCGGACCCGGGCGGAACTGGCCGTGGGCCAGGTTGAGGCGGACGTCGTCACCGCGCGTGCCGTCTCTGCCCTCTCCAACCTCGCCGGCCTGACCATTCCGCTGCTCGCAGGCAAGGGTGAAGTTGTGGCCATCAAGGGCCGAAGCGCCGCGGAGGAAGTGGAGAAAGCTGCCAAGGCGATCCGCAAGCTCGGCGGCGTGGAGACCTCTGTGAAGGTAGTCGGCGAGGACCTTCTCGAAGAGCCAACGACTGTTGTTCGGATAGTTGTGAATAAGCCCCGAAAGATTGCCTAG